DNA sequence from the Strigops habroptila isolate Jane chromosome 4, bStrHab1.2.pri, whole genome shotgun sequence genome:
GCAGGCAGTGCTTTGGGTGGAACAAGAGATGATTCTGGCCTTCTGCAGGCTCGTTGTGTAGCCAAGGAAAGtccattttcctctgtgctgcttcctgGGAGAGAGGAAGCAACATTCCCATAGGAAAGCTGGGCAGCTGATGCTTCAGATGGGACCTTTTCCTTGTTAAACACTCTTAGAGGGGTGTCTGGATCTTTCCAGCAAGTGCTGAGCAGGATTAGAGCCAGGGTCCCTTGTTTCCTACAGGCACAGACTCAAACCTTCCCCTTCAAAAAGAAGGGAATGTCTTGTTTGGCATTTGGGAGGCCACTCCAGGAGTAATAACCTCTCCTGTTGCCTGGGTCCTCACAGAGACACTGTTTGGAGGCccttcttctgcttcctttgacCACAAGAGCCTTTGCTGTGCTGACTGAGCAAGGGATTATCTTTGCTGTGTCAAATTCCAGCCTAGCCTGGGCTTAGCTGGAACTTCCTggtgcagcagcacatggaTCTGCTGGGAACTTAGTTCTGCTTTTGGGGTGGCAAACCCCTACTGTAAGAGCTTCTGTATGGCAGCAGTGACTTGATTAGTCCCTATGGGGATGCTCTTCAACCCCCCAAATAGTTAACTGGGTAAAAGCATAGGGGAGAAGTCACTTTGTCACCACATCCTAGGGGTTGGGGGGGCAGCTCCGTGTCAGGCCACttctcttcccctgccttgTGGTCACTCAGTGCTCAAAAGCATTGAAAAGAGGAGCTTGGTCACCCCATGGAGTCAGCAAGTAAGGTCTTAACCTGTGAAGATAGCAGCTCTCCACATAAACCAGCAAACCTGTTAATGCATCACTCATGCTAAGCATGTATTACACAAATGAGGAGTAAATTAATAGCTTGCTCCATGTCTACCCCTTAATCCAGGTTTACTCCTCGtagcaggaggaggtggaagcTCTGCCTGACTCATTCAGCCTTACATAAAGCTCTGGCTTTGTTTTAGGCCCTGGGGTGTCtgaattgtgtgtgtgtgtatggagaGGGGGATCTTTCCAAGCTGCTGCTTGGATTCCTGCTCAGTTCATCAATCATCATCACAGCATTTGGACTGAAGAGAATTGAAGTGACTGAGACAACGCTTGTGTCGTTCTGAAACTGGAGGAAGATGCCACAAAAAAGGGGAAGTTCATAAAAATAGAGCAAGAGAAAGGCTCAagagctgctgtggggtggAGGGAAAAGGTGCAGAAGTGGCAAAGGTTTCATGAGTGCCTCCTCTGCCTTGTtcacagccccactgcagctTTCTCCTCCCCACGGAGCTGTTTCCCTTCtctgccagcccctgctgctctttgcttccCTCAGGAGCTCTGGAGCACCACCAGTGAGGATGTTCTGTagcatcccagcctggtttgggttgggaggaagcttaaagctcctccagctccaacccctgccacgggcagggacaccttccactagagcaggttgctccaagcccctgtgtccagcctggccttgaacactgccagggatggggcatttgcCAGGATCTCTTTGCTCAGGTCTGGAAGGTGATGAGGCATAACAAATGGAAAGGTGAACCTCTCTTTGTAACCTCTTTTATGAACAACATGACTAAAGAAACCTCTTTCCCTCTGATTTAGAGCCTTGTCTTAACTTCTGAGACATGAAATGGGTCAGTGGGTTATGTTCAAAGCCCTCTCTGTGCTTTGGGTGCTCAGATGTCTTCTCCCCATGTGGGTTCCCAAGTGCTTGTTAGCACAGACCACCTTTCCCATAGTGGCATGTTGATGTGGGGAgcctcttctccacccagcaCATAGTGAAGCCCACATGGaattgctgccttggagaccTTTCTGTATGTCAGGTTTGGTTGAAATCACCCACTGGGCTTGGAATAGTGGATTGGCTGAGGTGTTGGGGGGCTTATTCATCAAACAGATGATGCTTCCTCAGGAAATGGGGCTGAAAGACCTGAGGAGCATCAGGATGGGAGTTCAGTGGCACCTGCATTGctacagcagagctgggttcctcagctggagctggaggtggtggTGACACTGTGTAGTGCCCCTTGTGCCCAGATGAATACAACTCCCAGAAGAATCCCTTGTCTAAACCCACAAGGAACagttttcagtctctttttggCACAGGGATTTCTTCAGAGGTTGTTCTACACAGGGATAAAGTTAAGGAGAACCTCAGTGTGTGTGTTCGGGCACACGTGTGTGGGTTGagggaggatgaagaggaggtGGCCACGGTGGGAAGCCTCAGGATGGGGCTCTTGCAGGAGAGGAGGTGCAGTCTCCTTGTTGCACAGGTTGGAGCCTCAATGCACATGAGGTTGTGGCCATTGCACATCATCATCTGTGGCTTCTCTTTCAGGACCCTCAGGGTCGCCACGTGAAGACGTacgaggtgtccctgcgcgAGAAGGAGTTCAACAAAGGCCCCTGGAAACAGGAGAACGTGGAGGCTGAAGCCTCCATGGTCATTGCAGGTTGGTTCTGCTGTGTAGAAGATCTTCCCTCCTGTTTCCTCCTCACGGCTGAACACCTCAGCCGTGCTGCAGAGGTTCCAATGAGACATTTGTCTTCTCCCCTGTGCAGTGCCAGAGCCTTTTGGAGGTGCCATCATCATTGGGCAGGAGTCCATCACCTACCACAACGGAGACAAATACCTGGCTATAGCTCCACCTATCATCAAGGTGAGTGCCTGCTGAGATCCAGAAACACATCCCATGTaattcctcctttcccagaCACCCCTCAGAGTGCTGGTAGGGTATTGGGCTACTTGGAGTCATGAATTCAACTGCTCTTGTCTCCAGGTCTAGTCTAATAGAGCCACTTACCCCCAGACTGGGTTTTGGTGAGTGTGTTTCACACCGTGCCTGGTCTGAGGGACATGTAATCCGTGTGTTGGTGGCAGCCTGTGGCTCTGCTCTCTATGGAATGCATGGACATGGTGCAGTAAAGCTGAAATCATGCCTGGGCCCCACAGAAAGGGCTTAATCAGGATGTAGAACAGGATTTGGGCATGGGTCCAGGCCAGGGCCTGGTTTCATTTCAAGCAGCAGAAGATATGAATGAGCCCCTTGGAGATTTGAGTCCACCAGTGTGTGATTGGGGCACTTGTTTAGAGGAAAACAGACTTACAGAGCTTGTGGCAGAGGCTGAGCTTGTGGGTTTGGTCAGAGGGATGGCCCAGTTCCCACATGGCCACAAATGGCAGAGCTGAAGTGCCACTGGGGGCTGAAAGAGGCTTAAGCCAGGATCAGAAGGTCCTTTTAACCTGGGAATGATGATTCCTGGGAAAGAAGTATAAATATTGAGTAAAGAAATAGCAATATTGTTGCCTCAATGCCCACCAGGCTCTCAGAGCACTGCTGGAGCTCTGTGATGGAGGTATCAGAGCAGGGAGAGCTTTGACCTGCAGACATCTGTGCTGAGGCCAGTGAGATGTTTGCATACCAAAAAGATCTGCAGGATGAGGAGCTGCTTAAACCAGAACCAAATCTGTTGACAGGAGGCCAGGCAGCATCCACCTGCAGAGCTTGGGGCTGGAGATGCAGCAAGCTTGGAGCTCTGAAGGTCCCAAAtagcatccctgcatccatgGAAGGACCAGCATTGGGAAAACAGGCTCTCTGAGGGCATCCTTCCTGGGCTGTGATTTAACTAGTGACAtgagaggggctttgggcaagggatgtagggacaggccaaagggaatggcttcaacctgccagaggggagattgagatgagctctgaggcagaagctcttccctgtgagggtgctgaggcgctggcacagggtgcccagagaagctgtggctgccccatccctggcagtgttcaaggccaggttggacacaggggcttggagcaacctgctctagtggaaggtgtccctgcccgtggttggaactggaggaggtttaagctcccttcatcccaacccattccatgattctgtgtttAATTTAGGAACATGAGGTGCTTCCTAGTGCCTGAAATGAGACCGTTTGACCACAGGTTGTGGTCACTGAGACAGATGGTTGAAGGGTGGATCCAGCCCTTTACACAGGAGAAGTGGGTCTTTGCCATGGTTACTGGATGTGGTTGTTCCCTTCAGGCACGGACAGAGATGGTTCTAGATGTCCCTTTGGGGCTGTATTCCTAAAATTCCCTCCTCTTTTACATGCAGCAAAGTACAATCGTGTGCCACAACCGTGTGGATCCCAATGGATCCCGTTACTTGCTGGGGGACATGGAAGGACGCCTCTTCATGCTGCTCCTGGAGAAGGAGGAACAGATGGATGGCACTGTCACCTTGAAGGACCTGCGTGTGGAGCTGCTCGGTGAGGTAGGACTTGGTCCCATCGTGTGTCCCTGTCACTTCTCACCATGGGGCTGGGAGGCTCCATAGGGTGGAAATACTCCTCTGAAGGCTCTTTTGGAGCCCAGGGGGGGTGATGTTCCATAGTTGTCCTGGATCTGACTGTCATTTGGTGGGAAATTCCCTATGTGAGCACTTCAAAGTCTACACCATCTTCCCAAAGTTATTCCTGGTGCTTGCTTGGGAGAAGCTTCACTCTCCATCCTGTGCCCAGGGTCTTCCTATGGGGCTGCAGCTCAGATGTGCTGCTTGTGGGGTGTGACAAGCTCCTTTTCACACCAGTGATGGTTCATCTGCACCTTCTCACTTCCCAGACATCCATTGCAGAGTGTTTGACCTACCTGGACAACGGGGTTGTGTTCGTTGGCTCTCGCCTCGGGGATTCCCAGCTTGTGAAGGTACGCAGCAGCTTCGGGTGTGTTCAGACAGGGTTTTGGACACATTCCTGTTCATCAGAGGTGGATGTGGatcagttttccttctccttgtctGCCCTACACCCTTTCCACTGCTTGGTCTCGCGTGTTGAAAGCCAACAGTTGTGTTAATTCACAGCTCAACGTGGACAGCAACGAGCAGGGCTCCTACGTGGTGGCCATGGAGACCTTCACCAACCTTGGTCCCATCGTTGACATGTGTGTGGTAGACCTGGAAAGACAAGGCCAAGGGCAGGTAATGctcattctgctttgctttgcttggtgGTGGCAATGTCTGGGCCAGCcacatgtgtatgtgtgggtTGTCCATGGAAGGAGAAGACCACAAACCATGTATTGGAGCATCTCAAAGCCTTATCCAGCTGCAGGGATGGTATTGAAGAGTGATATGAGTGAGGAGGCTAATTCTTGGATACCCTTCTTCATGAGGAAAGGGTTGTCTTTGTGCAACAGGGAAGGATCAGCTGCCAAAAGCCTTCCTGTGGGAAGTGAAGATGGGTTCCCCATCTCCCTCTGACCCTGTCACTACAGGGAGGAGTGGGGAAGCTTCCCACCAAGGTTGGTAAAGatcctctcccttccctgcagctggtCACATGCTCAGGTGCATTTAAAGAGGGCTCACTGCGGATCATCCGGAATGGCATTGGGATCCATGAACATGCCAGCATTGACCTGCCAGGGATCAAAGGTGTGTGAGCTCCTCAGTGCTGTCACGTACAACCCACAGCCTCAGGGGGCCTGCTGGGGACCCATGGTGTGCTTGGGGTGTGGGGCAGGTTCCTGGCACCCACTAGCTCTTGGGAGCTCTCTGGGAGCCAACGTGGCCTCTTTGTTGCAGGATTGTGGCCCCTGAGGTCGGATTCTCATCGTGAGACAGACAATACGTTGGTGCTGTCCTTCGTTGGCCAGACCAGGTGAGGTGGGGTTGAGGCTGAGCCGCATGGTCCACAGCCACGTGTTACAGCATGATCgtagaatagttaaggttgggttggaaaggagcttaagatcatccagttccaaccccctgccatgggcagggacaccttccactagagcaggttgtgtccaacctggccttgaacactgccagggatggggcagccacagcttccttgggcagcctgttctaatgcctcacagagaagagcttcttccttatctccaacctgaacttcccctgtttcagtttgaacccatcactccttgtcccatcactccagcccctgatgaaggtccctctccagcatccttgtagccccttcagccactggaagctgctctgaggtctccacgcagcttctcttctccaggctgaacagccccaatgttctcagcctggctccatacgggagctgctccagcccctgatcatcctcgtggcctcctctggccttgctccaacagctccatgtcctcctgatgctgaggacaccagacctgGATGCAGCatccaagtggggtctcatagagcagaggggcagcatcacctccttcaacctgctgctcacacgTATCTAATGATACAACAAGAGTTCTCTTTCTTGCTCAGGGTTCTAATGTTAAATGGAGAGGAGGTGGAAGAGACGGAGCTCACGGGGTTTGTGGATGATCAGCAGACCTTCTTCTGTGGCAACGTGGCACACCAGCAATTGATCCAGGTAATGCCAGTTCTAGGGCAACGCAGATACGTCTCTTGTGGTGATCCTGTAGCCCTTATTGATGTGGGGCTAACCTAGATCTGCATTTCCTACCTGGGGCAGGGTTTGGTGTCCTTCCTTGGGCTCATGTTGGAAGGAAGGTGGTGTTTTGGCTCTGAGCAGAGATGTTCTCTCTCCCCAGATCACCTCTGCCTCTGTGAGACTGGTTAGTCAGGAGCCCAAAGCCCTGGTGAGTGAATGGAAAGAGCCCAATGGAAAGAACATCAGCGTGGCTTCCTGCAACAGCAACCAGGTCGTGGTGGCTGTGGGACGAGCCCTCTACTACCTGGAGATCCGACCCCAGGAGCTCAGGCAGATCAGGTGGGTGCAGCTCTCCCATCCCAACCTGAGGgctctcagcctctcctgtgTGTCTTTGGGCTCGAGACCGACACCTCTGTCTGCTTCCAGCTGCACAGAAATGGAGCATGAAGTTGCCTGCTTGGACATCACCCCTCTAGGGGACAGCAATGGCATGTCCCCGCTGTGTGCCATCGGGCTCTGGACTGACATCTCTGCCCGCATCCTCAAGCTGCCCTCGTTTGAGCTGCTGCACAAAGAGATGCTGGGAGGAGGTAGGGCTCTGCTGGGTGGTGGCACTGGTCACTTGGGCAGTGTCCTGGGGGAGTCTTGAGTGACACCAACCTTCTCGTGTGCTCCCTGCAGAAATTATCCCTCGCTCCATCCTGATGACGACCTTCGAGAGCAGCCACTACCTCCTGTGTGCCCTGGGGGACGGAGCTCTCTTCTACTTCGGGCTCAGCCTTGAGACAGGTGAATGCAGGgcccagcactgagctggctgctggggagggaggctgGATTCGTGCCCTCTTATGGGCTCgatgggttttctttcattcttctggAGGGTTCTGTctcatagaaccatggaatgggttgggatgaagggagcttaaagctcctccagtcccaacccctgccatgggcagggacaccttccactagagcaggttgctccaagcccctgtgtccaacctggccttgaacactgccagggatggggcagccacagcttctctgggcaccctgtgccagcgcctcagcaccctcacagggaagagcttctgcctaagagcccatctcaatctcccctctggcaggttaaagccattccccttgggctgtccctacaggcccttgtccaaagcccttctccaggtttcccgtagcccctttaggccctggagctgctctaaggtctccccttcaggagccttctcctctccaggctgatcaACCCCAACTTCTTGTGTTCTCACTGTGATGGGGTCATGCTTAGGTGGGACAGGCTGTGAGCACTGGGGAGTTAGATGTCTCCAATGGACTCTGCAGAAAGGAGACCACATCCATTCCTTAGCTGCCCTGTGCTGACAGCAGGATGCATTTGTCCACACTCATTACTTCCCAAGGTGCTGCAGCCTCGTTGCTCTCTGTCATCCTGCTCCTGTGAGCTCCGTTGTGGCAGCTCCCAACACCAAGCTCCTCTCCTGCAGGTTTGCTGAGTGACAGGAAGAAGGTGACCCTTGGCACCCAGCCCACTGTCCTGAGGACCTTCCGCTCTCTGTCCACCACCAACGTGTTTGCCTGCTCTGACCGTCCCACCGTCATCTACAGCAGTAACCACAAGCTGGTCTTCTCCAACGTCAACCTGAAGGAGGTGAACTACATGTGTCCCCTCAACTCGGATGGGTATCCTGATAGGTGAGCCTGCTCCTTCTCTTGTGTGACATGCAGTGGGAGAGGTTTGGACTCTGCAATGGGATCCAAAGCACAAACACAAGCTGGGTGGACACTGGgtggagcagcctgaggagaaggacttggaggtggtgggtgaggagaagctccccatgacctggcttcagtgtgtgcttgagcccagaacccccccgtgtgctgggctgtacccccagagcgtgagcagcagctcagggaggggatcctccccctctgctgcgctctggggagcccccacTTGGGGCACTGGGTGCAgttctggggtccccaacacaagagggacgtggagctgctggagcgaggccagaggaggccccggagctgctgcgagggctggagcagctctgctctggagccaggctgagagagctgggctggggcagcctggagaagagaaggctcctgaaggggagaccttagagcagctccagggcctaaaggggctccaggaaacctggagaggggctttgggcaagggcctggagggacaggccaaggggaatggctttaacctgccagaggggagattgagatgagctctgaggcagaagctgttccctgtgagggtgctgaggcgctggcacagggtgcccagagaagctgtggctgccccatccctggcagtgttcaaggccaggttggacacaggggcttggagcaacctgctctagtggaaggtgtccctgcccgtggttggaactggaggagctttaagctcccttcatcccaaaccactctggggtTCTATCCTCTGATCTGCAGTTTTGAGGGGTGTGGAGGAAAGGGAGGTTCCTGACGTGCCACCCATGtttaacagttggacttggtggtcttaaaggtcttttccaacctagttgtTTCTGTGTTACAAGCACTATTGTTCAtgagttttgttttccccacacAGCTTGGCATTGGCCAACAACAGCACCCTGACAATTGGCACCATCGACGAGATCCAGAAGCTGCACATCCGCACGGTTCCCCTCTATGAATCCCCCAggtgagctggggcaggagcctGCCTTGAAGGTCCATGCTCTGCTGCATGGGACAAGCTCAGGGGAACACTTCAGGGTCCCTGTTCTTGTCATGGGCTTGTGCTGAGAGCAGGCTGGGCAAGCAAACAGCTCCATCTCCAGAGCCTCTCTGCTCTCCTTGGAGTGGCCTCCACTCCTTGGCCTGGCTGTCAACCAGCTCTCTTTGTCCTGCAGGAAGATCTGCTACCAGGAGGTGTCACAGTGCTTTGGGGTGCTCTCGAGTCGTATCGAGGTGCAGGATGCCAGTGGAGGCACCACTGCCCTCAGACCCAGCGCCAGCACCCAGGTGAGGGGTAGCTGCAGATCATCCTGAGCTCTGGGCTGGGGGTACCATAGTTCTTCAGGCCAAACCATGATGCAGATCATCCTTGACCATCTTCTCTTCCAAAGCTCTGAGTGCAGGTTCTCCCTTCGGCAGCCTGGGAGGAGATGGGGTGGTAAGAGATCTCCATGGTGGTGACAAGGGCCCTCTGGCATCCCCACCATGCTCCCTTTTCTGTCTGATCACCTTTGGGTGCTGCTTCTTCAGGCTCCTGTTTGGTCTCGAGTGGTTTCCCTCTCCCAGGGATATGCAGCACAAGTGGCCTTCAAGGCAGTAGCACTGGTGGAAGCCACCACAATGTGTAAACTCTTCCATGGATGCTGTTGCTCAGCTCACCTCGTGGTGCAGGGAGTGTGTCCCTTTACTCAGGCCCAGGGAGCTCCTTGTGTCACCTTCTCTCTTCTGGTCCCTGGTTGCCTCAGCCCCTGTGGAGCAGCGTGAGGACGTGGTGAGTAGCACAAGGATGTGACTGATTCTGTGTGTCCTAGGCCCTCTCCAGCAGTGTGAGCACCAGCAAGCtgttctccagcagcacagcaccacatGAGACATCCTTTGGAGAGGAGGTGGAGGTGCACAACCTGCTCATCATAGATCAGCACACCTTTGAAGGTACCAATCCCAAACGTTGGCTGTCCCAGAGTCCAGTTTGCTCCTCTAGGACAAGCCCATCAGTGTGTGGCTGAGTCTGGGGCTGTGAAGATCTGTGATCTCGCATGTTCCTTCAGCCCAAACATGTGTCCTGGAGGACTATCAGCCACAGGGCTTAAGAGATCGATGGCacaaggtggtggtggggaacaGGAGATGGGATCTACTTTGGACATGTCTTAAGTTTTCAGCTGCTCTACCCGGAGGTGCTGCCGGCCAGGACCTGGGTGAACCCagttgtcttctgcttttccctctttgcACAGTGCTTCACGCTCACCAGTTCCTACAGAACGAGTATGCCCTCAGCCTGGTCTCCTGCAAGCTGGGCAAGGACCCCAACACCTACTTCATCGTGGGCACTGCCATGGTGTATCCCGAGGAGGCAGAGCCCAAACAGGGCCGCATCGTGGTCTTCCACTACTCCGATGGTAAGAGCAAGGTCTTCTCCTGTGGCCAAGTCCAGCTGCTTGAGATGAGAGCAGAGATGAGCTCCTTGGACCTAAAAGGTCTCATGTCCCAGTAGCAGGTAGAGTTGTACTGGAGGGTTCTGCTGCCAGCTGCCCATAGGATCTATAGgtgctgtcactgctgcaggCTATCACAGTGGGTTCCCTTTACTCCCATCTAGAGAAGCCCAGGAATCCTTTGCCAGGATTCTGGGATTCCCTTTCTCTGTATCTGCCCCTGCTTCTTACTTGCCCACAGATCCTCAGAGAGTTTCTAGAGGGAACAACGTGTAGAGCAGCTCATGTGAATCCCCTTGTCTTGGCACCCTTGGGAATGCAGGGCAAATAACCAGGCAGTGCATGGGTTTATTCCAGGGAagctgcagagcctggctgaGAAGGAGGTCAAGGGAGCTGTGTATTCCATGGTGGAATTCAATGGGAAGCTCTTAGCCAGCATCAACAGCACGGTAAGGCTCTTGCAAGACCCTGACTTGTTTTGGGAGCGTGTTTGGATGTCAGGCAGCTCCCTGATCCCTATGGAGCAGCTTGTCCTGGCTGCTGTGGGTGGCCATGGTGGCTCAGAGCCACGTCCCTGCCCTCAGGTGCGCCTGTACGAGTGGACAGCAGAGAAGGAGCTGCGCACGGAGTGCAACCACTACAACAACATCATGGCTCTCTACCTGAAAACCAAAGGGGACTTCATCCTGGTGGGAGATCTCATGAGGTCT
Encoded proteins:
- the DDB1 gene encoding DNA damage-binding protein 1 is translated as MSYNYVVTAQKPTAVNGCVTGHFTSAEDLNLLIAKNTRLEIYVVTAEGLRPVKEVGMYGKTAVMELFRPKGESKDLLFILTAKYNACILEYKQNGDNIDIITRAHGNVQDRIGRPSETGIIGIIDPECRMIGLRLYDGLFKVIPLDRENKELKAFNIRLEELQVIDVKFLYGCQAPTICFVYQDPQGRHVKTYEVSLREKEFNKGPWKQENVEAEASMVIAVPEPFGGAIIIGQESITYHNGDKYLAIAPPIIKQSTIVCHNRVDPNGSRYLLGDMEGRLFMLLLEKEEQMDGTVTLKDLRVELLGETSIAECLTYLDNGVVFVGSRLGDSQLVKLNVDSNEQGSYVVAMETFTNLGPIVDMCVVDLERQGQGQLVTCSGAFKEGSLRIIRNGIGIHEHASIDLPGIKGLWPLRSDSHRETDNTLVLSFVGQTRVLMLNGEEVEETELTGFVDDQQTFFCGNVAHQQLIQITSASVRLVSQEPKALVSEWKEPNGKNISVASCNSNQVVVAVGRALYYLEIRPQELRQISCTEMEHEVACLDITPLGDSNGMSPLCAIGLWTDISARILKLPSFELLHKEMLGGEIIPRSILMTTFESSHYLLCALGDGALFYFGLSLETGLLSDRKKVTLGTQPTVLRTFRSLSTTNVFACSDRPTVIYSSNHKLVFSNVNLKEVNYMCPLNSDGYPDSLALANNSTLTIGTIDEIQKLHIRTVPLYESPRKICYQEVSQCFGVLSSRIEVQDASGGTTALRPSASTQALSSSVSTSKLFSSSTAPHETSFGEEVEVHNLLIIDQHTFEVLHAHQFLQNEYALSLVSCKLGKDPNTYFIVGTAMVYPEEAEPKQGRIVVFHYSDGKLQSLAEKEVKGAVYSMVEFNGKLLASINSTVRLYEWTAEKELRTECNHYNNIMALYLKTKGDFILVGDLMRSVLLLAYKPMEGNFEEIARDFNPNWMSAVEILDDDNFLGAENAFNLFVCQKDSAATTDEERQHLQEVGLSHLGEFVNVFCHGSLVMQNLGETSTPTQGSVLFGTVNGMIGLVTSLSESWYNLLLDMQNRLNKVIKSVGKIEHSFWRSFHTERKTEPATGFIDGDLIESFLDISRPKMQEVVANLQIDDGSGMKREATVDDLIKIVEELTRIH